One Methanohalophilus mahii DSM 5219 genomic window carries:
- a CDS encoding L-threonylcarbamoyladenylate synthase — protein sequence MDQVPHMQKKTEIMRIAEETAEDIFKKAGKLLREGKTVAFPTETVYGLGADALNPQAVEQIFKAKGRPADNPLIVHVSNQEQCNQLVITFTPLAEKLAECFWPGPLTIILEKTDRVPYITTGRLETVAIRMPANQIARKIIEAACKPIAAPSANISGRPSPTTASHVEEDLQGRIDAIVDGGEVEIGVESTVVDARREVPVILRPGKISAKDIQQCTKTEVCIGYARKDNMEKPLSPGMKYTHYSPSARVILVQGKAKDVAAKIADIIGKTNDDQKKAGLLLTVEIQKEFPLEKKLSIGQGTKPREAAKRIFAGLREMDSKGMDLIIVDGSFTEKGIGAAVLERLQKAADMIITT from the coding sequence ATGGATCAAGTACCCCATATGCAAAAAAAAACAGAGATTATGAGGATTGCTGAAGAGACAGCAGAAGATATATTCAAAAAAGCAGGAAAGCTGTTGCGAGAAGGCAAAACGGTTGCATTCCCTACAGAAACAGTTTATGGACTGGGAGCCGATGCCCTTAACCCACAAGCTGTAGAGCAGATATTTAAAGCAAAGGGAAGGCCTGCTGATAATCCCCTTATAGTCCATGTATCAAATCAGGAACAATGCAACCAGCTGGTGATCACTTTCACCCCCCTTGCTGAAAAACTTGCAGAATGCTTCTGGCCAGGACCCCTAACAATAATTCTCGAAAAAACAGATAGGGTGCCTTATATAACTACAGGAAGACTTGAAACCGTAGCAATCCGCATGCCTGCAAACCAGATTGCCCGGAAGATTATCGAAGCAGCCTGCAAACCGATTGCTGCCCCCAGCGCAAACATTTCCGGCAGACCCAGCCCTACAACTGCATCCCATGTCGAGGAAGACCTGCAAGGCCGAATAGACGCAATTGTGGACGGGGGGGAAGTAGAAATTGGTGTGGAATCCACAGTTGTCGATGCACGCAGAGAGGTTCCGGTGATATTACGCCCGGGAAAAATCTCCGCCAAAGATATACAGCAGTGCACAAAAACAGAAGTATGTATTGGATATGCAAGAAAGGATAATATGGAAAAACCTCTTTCACCCGGCATGAAATATACCCATTACTCCCCTTCTGCAAGAGTTATACTTGTGCAGGGAAAAGCAAAAGATGTAGCTGCAAAAATTGCAGACATTATTGGAAAAACCAATGATGACCAGAAAAAGGCAGGATTGTTACTTACAGTAGAAATCCAAAAAGAATTCCCGTTGGAAAAGAAATTATCTATAGGCCAGGGAACCAAACCCAGAGAGGCAGCAAAACGTATTTTTGCAGGATTAAGAGAGATGGACTCAAAAGGTATGGATTTGATAATTGTAGACGGTTCCTTTACTGAAAAAGGAATTGGAGCTGCAGTCCTTGAGAGGCTGCAAAAAGCAGCTGATATGATTATAACTACATAA
- the mnhG gene encoding monovalent cation/H(+) antiporter subunit G yields MLSNITFIQDILSNFFFFAGMVFVFLGMLGLYRLPDVYNRLHATTKIGTLGAFGVMMGIVVKLGFGPMGIKAITVGLFLLLTAPVAAHMISRAAHRHGVGLCEESTVDDYGKTYCLINSSCPVKQEETIENDNEKM; encoded by the coding sequence ATTCTGAGCAATATAACATTTATACAGGATATTCTTAGCAATTTCTTTTTTTTCGCAGGGATGGTCTTTGTATTTCTGGGAATGCTGGGACTTTACCGGCTCCCTGATGTATACAACCGGCTTCACGCAACAACCAAGATCGGAACACTGGGAGCCTTTGGAGTAATGATGGGAATCGTTGTAAAACTTGGGTTCGGACCCATGGGAATCAAAGCAATTACAGTTGGTCTTTTCCTTCTGTTAACAGCTCCCGTAGCAGCTCACATGATCAGCCGGGCTGCTCACCGGCACGGAGTTGGACTTTGCGAAGAATCAACGGTAGATGACTACGGTAAAACCTATTGTCTAATAAATTCCAGCTGCCCGGTTAAACAGGAAGAGACTATTGAAAATGACAATGAGAAGATGTGA
- a CDS encoding cation:proton antiporter, whose translation MNTVNLLDIALVFMVLSIIPCIYRIIKGPTIPDRVIAVDSLATVIVVMLGVYSFVQGSVFFMDVALVISIIAFVGTVTIAKYLDEGVVF comes from the coding sequence ATGAATACAGTAAATCTTCTTGACATAGCACTTGTATTTATGGTATTATCAATAATTCCCTGTATTTATCGGATAATTAAAGGCCCCACAATTCCGGACAGAGTGATCGCAGTTGATTCCCTTGCAACAGTAATTGTGGTTATGCTGGGTGTTTATTCTTTTGTGCAGGGATCTGTGTTCTTCATGGATGTCGCCCTTGTAATTTCTATAATAGCATTCGTAGGGACAGTCACAATCGCAAAATACCTGGATGAGGGAGTGGTATTCTGA
- a CDS encoding Na+/H+ antiporter subunit E gives MKRYVLYAIALGFVWCFVHGVVNLSNFLIGALIGPFVIKAFKDLYDFKEEVSYTETLKRIPKQIHYFAILMVNIVKASIVVAKTVLQPKINIKPGIIAVPIRAKTDVGITAISNTISLTPGTLTIDVSDDRSTLYVHCLDIDNVKKIRDSIKDDLEEYVLEAFE, from the coding sequence ATGAAAAGGTATGTGCTATATGCCATTGCACTGGGTTTTGTGTGGTGTTTTGTTCACGGTGTTGTAAATCTGAGTAATTTCCTCATTGGTGCATTGATAGGACCTTTTGTGATCAAAGCTTTTAAAGACCTATACGATTTCAAGGAAGAAGTATCTTATACAGAAACATTGAAACGTATTCCAAAACAGATACATTATTTTGCCATACTCATGGTCAATATTGTAAAAGCAAGTATAGTAGTAGCAAAAACTGTACTCCAACCAAAAATCAACATAAAGCCCGGCATAATAGCAGTTCCGATAAGAGCAAAAACAGATGTTGGTATAACAGCTATTTCAAACACTATCAGTCTGACTCCCGGGACCCTTACGATTGATGTATCTGATGATAGGTCCACATTATATGTGCATTGCCTGGACATAGACAACGTGAAAAAAATACGCGATTCAATAAAGGATGACCTTGAAGAATATGTATTGGAGGCATTTGAATGA
- a CDS encoding proton-conducting transporter transmembrane domain-containing protein yields the protein MNYLDHLPILVVAIPILMSALMIMLRSRPTFQKILNIIVSASILLMSIILLLQVWNSGIQVYEVGEWGKYGIVLVADLLGSGMVVLSCGISLLALIYSLDYIEDKSLNTTYFSLFNLLMAGLNGTFLTGDIFNMFVFFEVLLLSSCGLVVASEYGGVTKVSDKMEATFKYLMLNIISSMVMLIAIACLYATVGTLNMADMSVKIAAMSDAGTLPWHIYFIALLFIIVFGNKAAIFPLHYWLPDVHPTAPSPISAMLSGVMIKVGAYGILRVYFLVFKDALFLLQPIIILLALITIAIGAIAAVGQKDVKRLLAYSSVSQIGYVFLGIGMGTAYALAASLVYLVNHAIAKSMLFLTSGGIIHHAGTRDMDKMGGMVKSAPLMSSMFLIGAMSIAGLPPLGGFIAKFVLFDAAILGEYYLPVLIGFAFAVFTIFYMFRAWLLMFWGEARDVEKYGPYSSHGLSPMITVPIVVLAVAVLTLGVYSEPLIALSSEIANQLLDPQPYINAVLGGEVR from the coding sequence ATGAACTATCTGGATCATCTACCGATACTGGTTGTCGCAATACCTATTCTTATGTCAGCATTAATGATTATGCTGCGTTCCAGACCAACTTTCCAGAAAATACTCAACATAATTGTATCAGCATCCATATTATTAATGAGTATTATTCTCCTCTTGCAAGTATGGAACAGCGGAATACAGGTTTACGAAGTTGGGGAATGGGGCAAATACGGAATTGTACTCGTGGCCGATCTGCTTGGATCAGGAATGGTTGTGCTCAGTTGCGGAATATCCTTGCTTGCACTTATCTATTCCCTTGACTATATCGAAGATAAATCCCTTAATACTACATATTTTTCCCTTTTCAATTTGCTTATGGCAGGCCTGAATGGGACATTCCTCACCGGGGATATCTTCAACATGTTCGTGTTTTTTGAGGTACTGCTACTTTCATCATGTGGACTTGTCGTAGCGTCCGAATACGGAGGTGTTACAAAAGTTTCTGACAAGATGGAGGCGACGTTCAAGTATCTCATGTTGAACATAATAAGTTCAATGGTGATGTTGATCGCAATTGCTTGCCTCTATGCAACTGTGGGCACCCTCAATATGGCAGACATGTCTGTCAAAATAGCCGCAATGAGTGATGCAGGAACCTTACCCTGGCATATCTATTTCATTGCTTTACTGTTTATCATCGTTTTTGGCAACAAAGCAGCCATATTCCCCCTTCATTACTGGCTGCCGGATGTCCACCCTACAGCCCCGTCACCCATAAGTGCCATGCTTAGTGGTGTGATGATCAAGGTGGGGGCATACGGAATTCTCCGGGTATATTTCCTGGTCTTTAAAGATGCATTGTTTTTACTACAACCAATTATCATCCTGCTTGCATTGATTACCATAGCAATCGGGGCAATTGCTGCTGTCGGCCAGAAAGATGTCAAACGTCTGCTTGCATATTCCAGTGTCAGCCAGATAGGGTATGTATTCTTGGGAATTGGTATGGGAACCGCGTATGCCCTTGCAGCATCCCTGGTATATCTTGTTAATCATGCAATTGCCAAATCAATGCTTTTCCTGACATCTGGCGGAATCATCCATCACGCGGGAACAAGAGATATGGATAAAATGGGAGGAATGGTGAAAAGTGCACCCCTTATGAGTAGCATGTTCCTTATAGGAGCAATGTCCATTGCAGGACTGCCACCATTGGGAGGTTTTATAGCAAAGTTTGTCCTCTTTGATGCTGCTATATTAGGGGAATATTATTTACCGGTCCTTATAGGATTTGCATTCGCAGTATTTACAATATTCTATATGTTCAGAGCATGGTTACTTATGTTCTGGGGTGAAGCCAGGGACGTAGAAAAATATGGGCCTTATTCATCACATGGTCTTTCACCCATGATAACAGTACCAATAGTTGTACTTGCAGTCGCTGTACTTACCCTTGGTGTGTATTCAGAACCATTGATAGCCCTTTCCAGTGAGATTGCAAATCAGCTACTTGATCCACAACCATATATCAACGCAGTCCTGGGAGGAGAAGTACGATGA
- a CDS encoding NADH-quinone oxidoreductase subunit K, with amino-acid sequence MNNTILSITIALIFGIGTFLILRRDIIKVIIGLSLISHAVNMLIVSTGLFDGEKAPIITNGHHDSGSGIIFTDKLPDGMLAPIVPSGMETQFVDPLVQALVLTAIVISLAITAFILILAYRIHEEYGTTDIRELRRLRG; translated from the coding sequence ATGAACAATACAATATTATCGATTACAATAGCCCTAATTTTTGGCATTGGGACATTTCTAATCCTCCGCAGGGACATTATAAAGGTTATTATTGGATTGTCCCTCATTTCTCATGCAGTAAACATGCTAATCGTTTCAACCGGCTTGTTTGATGGTGAAAAAGCTCCCATTATAACAAACGGTCATCATGATTCTGGAAGCGGAATCATTTTCACGGATAAATTGCCAGACGGCATGCTTGCACCTATCGTACCTTCCGGCATGGAAACCCAATTCGTAGATCCACTTGTCCAGGCCCTTGTACTGACAGCTATTGTAATCAGTCTTGCAATAACTGCATTTATACTTATATTGGCCTACCGCATCCACGAGGAATATGGTACCACGGATATCAGGGAACTCCGGAGGCTGCGGGGATGA
- a CDS encoding monovalent cation/H+ antiporter subunit B, whose amino-acid sequence MTTLITKTITKICIPLVSLFSISLLLAGHNNPGGGFIGGVMFASVISLTYVVFGLKYTKSFFNPSWDKLFGIGLLLASLTAFGAIVFGHNFFRSAVEFIEIPFYGEIELASASLFDIGVYFVVIGTLLHIFKNVGEDK is encoded by the coding sequence ATGACTACATTAATCACAAAAACAATTACAAAAATCTGTATCCCTCTTGTAAGTTTATTTTCCATATCCCTTTTACTGGCAGGGCACAATAATCCCGGAGGGGGATTTATCGGAGGTGTAATGTTTGCCTCTGTAATTTCCCTGACCTATGTAGTATTTGGTTTAAAATATACCAAATCATTCTTTAACCCTTCCTGGGACAAATTATTCGGGATAGGATTACTTCTTGCTTCATTGACTGCTTTTGGAGCAATCGTATTTGGACATAATTTTTTTAGAAGTGCGGTTGAATTTATCGAAATACCATTCTACGGCGAAATAGAGTTGGCATCAGCCAGCCTCTTTGATATTGGTGTATATTTTGTCGTAATAGGCACTCTGCTACATATATTCAAAAACGTGGGTGAAGACAAATGA